In Streptomyces rapamycinicus NRRL 5491, the genomic stretch CTGGCCGATCTGCCTGGACACCCAGGACACCGACGAGATCGTCGCGATCGTGAAGGCCATCGCCCCCGGCTTCGCGGGGATCAACCTGGAGGACATCTCCGCCCCCCGCTGCTTCGAGATCGAGGCGCGGCTGCGCGAGGCCGTGGACATCCCGGTCTTCCACGACGACCAGCACGGCACCGCGATCGTGGTGCTGGCCGCCCTCACCAACGCGCTGCGGGTGGTCGACAAGAAGATCGAGGACGTGAGGGTCGTCATGTCCGGCGCGGGCGCCGCCGGCACGGCCATCCTGCGGCTGCTGATCGCCGCGGGCGTGCGGCACGCCGTGGTGGCCGACATCCACGGTGTGGTGCATGCCGGGCGCCGGGACCTGGTCTCCGCCGATCCGGAGTCCCCGCTGCGCTGGATCGCCGACAACACCAACCCGGAGGGCGTCACGGGCACCCTGCGCGAGGCCGTGCGGGGCGCGGACGTCTTCATCGGCGTCTCGGCTCCGAACGTGCTCTCCGGCGACGACGTGGCCGCCATGGCGGACGGTGCGATCGTCTTCGCACTGGCCAATCCGGACCCCGAGGTGGACCCGGCGATCGCCCGCCAGACCGCGGCCGTGGTGGCCACCGGACGCTCGGACTTCCCGAATCAGATCAACAATGTCCTGGTGTTCCCGGGCGTTTTCCGTGGTTTGCTGGACGCGCAGTCGCGTACGGTGAACACCGAGATGATGCTGGCTGCTGCCGGTGCGCTCGCCGACGTCGTCCACGACGACGAGCTCAATGCCAACTACATCATTCCGAGCGTCTTCAACGACAAGGTCGCGGGGGCGGTCGCCGGGGCCGTGCGAGACGCGGCGCGCGCTGTGACCGGTACCACTGCGGTCTAGGCGGGGTACGGCGCGTCGCGCGCTCCGGGGTCCCGGAAGCGGCCATAGGGTGGCGGGCAGGAAAACGACCGCCACGGCGCTTTTCGTGTGACTCTCCAGGGCTCCGGATTGGCATTCCCGCCACAGGTGGGGGCAGGATGCGTTCCGGGCGCGAGGGTCTGAACAGCAGACCCGGGTCCGGGGACTGTCCGAGGGCCCTGGCAGCATCGGCTTCGATCTCACGCCTCATTGGCAAGATGAACACGGGAGTACAACATGAACCGCAGTGAGCTGGTGGCCGCTCTGTCCGAGCGCGCCGAGGTGACCCGAAAGGACGCCGACGCCGTGCTGGCCGCCCTCGCCGAGGTGACTGGTGAGGTCGTCGCGAAGGGCGACGAGAAGGTCACCATCCCCGGCTTCCTGACCTTCGAGCGCACCCACCGTGCCGCTCGCACCGCGCGCAACCCGCAGACCGGTGAGCCGATCGAGATCCCGGCCGGCTACAGCGTGAAGGTGTCCGCGGGCTCCAAGCTCAAGGAAGCCGCCAAGGGCAAGTAAGCCCCCGCGCATGAGAAGGGGCGGCCACCCGCACGGGTGGCCGCCCCTTCGGCGCTCCTACGGGCCCTGAGGCCCGTCCACGAGCCTCTACGAGGCCCCAGGGAGGCTATGCGAGGCCCGGCGGAGGCCCTACACGGCGTTGCCGCCGCCCGGGAGCTCCACCTTCGCGCCGAGTTCGACCAGTTTCTCCATGAAGTTCTCGTAGCCGCGGTTGATCAGGTCGATGCCGTGGACCCGCGAGGTGCCCTGGGCGGCCAGGGCCGCGATCAGGTAGGAGAAGCCGCCGCGGAGGTCGGGGATGACCAGGTCGGAGCCCTGGAGCTTGGTGGGCCCTGAGACGACCGCGGAGTGCAGGAAGTTGCGCTGGCCGAACCGGCACGCGGAGCCGCCCAGGCATTCGCGGTAGAGCTGGATGTGCGCGCCCATCTGGTTGAGCGCCGAGGTGAAGCCCAGCCGGGACTCGTAGACCGTCTCGTGGACGATGGACAGGCCCGACGCCTGGGTCAGGGCCACCACCAGCGGCTGCTGCCAGTCGGTCTGGAAGCCGGGGTGGACGTCGGTCTCCAGGGCGATCGCGTTGAGCTTGCCGCCCGGGTGCCAGAACCGTATGCCCTCGTCGCCGATGTCGAAGGCGCCGCCGACCTTGCGGTAGGTGTTCAGGAAGGTCATCATCTCGCGCTGGCGGGCGCCGCGCACATAGATGCCGCCCTCGGTGGCCAGCGCCGCGCTCGCCCAGGAGGCGGCCTCCAGGCGGTCCGGGAGGGCGCGGTGGTTGTAGCCGCCGAGCTGGTCGACGCCGGTGATCCGGATCGTACGGTCGGTGTCCATGGAGATGATGGCGCCCATCTTCTGCAGTACGCAGATGAGGTCCTCGATCTCCGGCTCGACCGCCGCGTTGGAGAGTTCCGTCACACCCTCGGCGAGCACCGCCGTCAGCAGCACCTGCTCGGTGGAGCCCACCGACGGGTACGGCAGCCGGATCTTGGTGCCGCGCAGCCGGTGCGGGGCCTCCAGGTACTGGCCGTCCGCCCGCTTCTCGATCGTCGCCCCGAACTGGCGCAGCACGTCGAAGTGGAAGTCGATCGGCCGGCCGCCGATGTCGCAGCCGCCCAGGCCCGGGATGAAGGCGTGGCCGAGGCGGTGCAGCAGCGGGCCGCAGAAGAGGATCGGGATCCGCGAGGAACCTGCGTGTGCGTCGATGTCGGCGACATTGGCGCTCTCCACGTGTGTGGGATCGAGCACCAGCTCACCGGACTCGTCACCGGGGCGCACCGTCACGCCGTGCAGCTGCAGCAGCCCGCGCACCACCCGCACATCGCGGATGTCGGGGACGTTGCGCAGCCTGCTGGGCGCACTGCCGAGCAGGGCGGCCACCATGGCCTTCGGCACGAGGTTCTTCGCGCCGCGGACACGGATCTCGCCTTCGAGCGGGGTGCCGCCATGGACGAGCAGGACATCGTTCGAGCGGGTCATCTGGTCTCGCGTTCCTGAGACGGGCAAGGGCCAAAGGCACAAGGGCCAAAGGGCAAGAGTAATAGCCCCGGAGACCGCCTCCGTAAGGCTCTTGCACCCTTTGCGTCACCCCGTAGGCGACACAACACGTTCCGTTTCGATCGGAGGGCCCGCAGTCACGTGCGCCGCATCTGCTGTCTTGCGCCCCGACCTGCTCTCATACGGGACTCGACTTCCACTCCCCCTCCGGCCCGGATATGGGGGATCATGTGGCCATGACCGAGGTGTCCTCGCTCACAGGACGGCTGCTTGTCGCGACACCGGCGCTTGCTGACCCGAATTTCGACCGTGCGGTGGTGCTCCTCCTCGACCATGACGAGGAGGGCTCGCTCGGCGTGGTCCTGAATCGCCCGACCCCGGTGGGGGTGAGCGACATCCTGGAGTCGTGGGCCTCGCTGGCCGGGGAGCCGGGGGTGGTCTTCCAGGGCGGCCCGGTCTCGCTGGACTCGGCGCTGGGCGTGGCCGTCGTGCCGGGCGAGTCGGGCCGGTCCTCGGCGCGCACCGAGGACGGGCCACTCGGTTGGCGCAGAGTGCACGGCGCCATCGGCCTGGTGGACCTGGAGGCGCCGCCGGAGTTGCTGGCGGCGGCCGTGGGCTCGTTGCGCATCTTCGCCGGTTACGCGGGCTGGGGGCCGGGTCAGCTGGAGGACGAGCTCGCCGAGGGCGCGTGGTACGTGGTGGAGTCCGAGCCGGGCGATGTGTCCTCGCCCGCCCCCGAGCGGCTGTGGCGGTCGGTGCTGCGCCGCCAGCGCAGTGAGCTGGCCATGGTCGCCACGTATCCGGACGACCCTTCTCTCAACTAGGCATGAGTACCCTAGGGCTGTATGAGCACTCTTGAGCCCGAGCGCGGGGCAGGCACGGGGACCCTCGTTGAGCCGACACCACAGGTGTCGCACGGTGACGGCGACCACGAGCGCTATGCCCACTATGTACAGAAAGACAAGATCATGGAGAGCGCCCTCTCCGGATCTCCGGTCGTCGCACTCTGCGGCAAGGTCTGGGTCCCGGGTCGTGACCCGAAGAAGTACCCGGTCTGCCCGATGTGCAAGGAGATCTTCGAGGGTATGGGCGCCGGTGGCGACAAGGACAAGGGCAAGGACGGCGACGGCAAGAAGTAGCCGGTCCGTCGGCCCTGGGCGCTGACGAGAAGCCTCGCGCGAACAGACGGCACGCCCGGCCCGCGATCCCGAGACGGGGTCGCGGGCCGGGCGTGCCGTGCCTCGTGCGCCCTGCCGCGCGCCGGACGGCCCCAGTAGGGTCGGCCCATGAGCGGGCGTACGGAGAACGGGGCGGCGCGGGCCGCCTATCTGGTGTTCGGGGCGCGTGAGGTCGACGAGCCCGAAGCGGAAGGCGCCAGCGCCTACTGCCAGTTCGAGAAGGACTGGGACGCCCAGCTGGAGCGGTGCGGGCGGCTGGCCGCCGAGCGGGGCTACCGGCTCTCCGGCGGCTGCGTGATGTCGGTCGCCCAGCCGACCCTTCCCAGACTCCTGGAGTGGGCGGAGGACCCGGGCGCCGAGGTGGTGCTGGTGGCCAGCGACCGTGTCCTTGAGCGGTTCCGGAAGACCTGGCCGGACTGGGACCGGGTGGTCGAGCGCCTGGCGGAAGCGGGTGCGCGGGTGGAGGCCGTGCCGTATGTTGAACCCGCCTATCCGGGCGAGGAGTTGCCGCGTCGCTAGGGTCCTGCTGACGCGAAGTTCCTTTTGTCGCGGAGTGCTTCGGCTCGCTTTATCACGAAGTGGTTCAGACCTCTTGTGGGGTCGCTCAAGGTTCCCTAGCCTCACGCATATTGTGCTGAGTGAAACATGCGTTGCATTACTTGCAACGCCAAATGTTTAAGGGTCCTTATGAAGTCGTCCCATCTCTCTGTTTCCTCCCGGTTGTCCTCCCGCGTCACCGTGCCCGTGGTGGCACTCGCCCTGGCGGGGCTGGCCATGACCGGATGCGCCCCCTCCACCTCCGACAACAGCTCCAAGGAGGACGAGAAGAGCGGCAAACTGCGGGTCTGGCTCTTCCAGGAGGTCAACAACGCGCCCAAGAAGAAGGTGATCGACGCGGCGGTCGCCGGCTTCGAGAAGGAGCACGACGGCACCGACGTCGAGGTGACCTACATTCCCATCGACACCCGGGCGCAGAAGATCAAGGCGGCTTTCAACGACCCCAAGAGCGCTCCCGACGTCATCGAGTTCGGCAACACCGACACCGCCGGCTATGTCAAGGACGGCGGGCTGCTGGACATCAGCAAGGAGTTCGGCGCCTGGACCGACTCGACCAATATCGACCCCACCGCGAAGTACTCGCTGACCATCGGCGGCAAGGTCTACGGCGCCCCGCTCTTCGTCGGCGTACGGGCGCTGTACTACCGGACGGACGTCTTCAAGGAGCTCGACCTGGAGCCGCCGGCCACCCAGGACGAGTTGATTGCGACCGCGAAGAAGATCCACTCGGAGCGGCCGGATCTGTACGGTCTCGCGGTCGGCGGCGCCTACACCTACGGCGCGATGCCCTTCATCTGGGCCAACGGCGGCGACCTCGCCGATGAGAAGGGCAAGTTCGGCTCCAACGAGTACGAGGCGGCCATCGACAGCGCCGACGCCCAGAAGGGCGTGAAGGCGTACACCTCGTTCTTCGGCAACGACAACTGCCCGGCCGCCAAGTGCGCCCAGTGGGGCGGCAACGACACCGTCGAGGCGTTCGCCTCGGGCAAGGCGGCCATGGCGATCGGCGGCGACTTCAACCGCCAGGCCATCGAGGCGGGCAAGGTCAAGGGCAAGTTCAAGGTCGTGCCGCTGCCGGGCGTGAAGAAGGGCGACATCGCACCGGCCTTCGCGGGCGGCAACAACCTCGGGGTGCTCAAGAGCACCTCGCACCGCACGATCGCCGTGGACCTGCTCAAGACGCTCGCCGGGAAGCAGACCCAGCGCGAGCTCTACGACGCCATGGGCTTCCTGCCCACCTTCACCGATGTGCGCGGCGACGTCTCCCACAAGGACGCCTTCGTCAAGCCCTTCGTGAAGACCCTCAACGACAGCGCCAAGTTCGTGCCCACCTCGCCCGGCTGGGCGGCCATCGACGCGCAGCTCGTCCTGCCCACCATGTTCCAGGAGATCGTCAGCGGCCGTAAGAGCGTGCCGGCCGCCACCCAGGACGCCGCGAAGAAGATGGACGAGGCATTCGAGCAGTGAGCGCCGGCACCGCACAGCACGCCCGGCGAGCCCCCGCCAAGGGCCGCCGGTCCCGGCCGGGATCCACCGTCCCGGCCGGGCGCCGATCCGGGAAGGGCGCCCGGCGCGGCACCTGGACCCCCTGGCTCTATCTCGCCCCGGCGCTCGTCGTCCTGGGCGGGCTGCTCGTCTACCCCATCTACCAGCTCGGTCTGATCTCCTTCCTGGAGTACACCCAGGCGCAGGTCAGCGGCGGTGAAGCGACCACCTTCCAGGGGTTCGCCAACTACGCCGAGCTGTTCGGCGACAGCGAGTTCTGGAACGTCGCCGTCGCCACCCTGCTCTTCGCCGCCGTCTGCGTGGTGTCCACCCTCGCGGTCGGCTGTGCGCTGGCGGTCCTGCTGACGCGCGTACGGGCGATTCCGCGGCTGGCGCTGATGCTGGCCGCGCTCGGCGCGTGGGCCACCCCGGCGATCACCGGCTCGACGGTCTGGGTCTTCCTCTTCGACCCCGACTTCGGGCCGGTGAACAAGGTCCTGGTGTGGCTCGGCCTCTCCGGCTTCGAGGACTACTCCTGGACCTACGACCGCTACAGCGCCTTCGCCCTGGTGCTGTTCGAGGTCGTGTGGTGCTCGTTCCCGTTCGTGATGGTCACCGTCTACGCGGGCATCCGGGCCATCCCCACCGAGGTGCTGGAGGCCGCGGCCCTGGACGGCGCCTCCACCTGGCGGATCTGGCGCACGATCATGGCGCCGATGCTGCGGCCCATCCTCGTCGTGGTGACCATCCAGTCCATCATCTGGGACTTCAAGGTCTTCACACAGATCTACGTCATGACGAACGGCGGCGGGATCGCCGGCCAGAACATGGTGCTCAACGTGTACGCGTACCAGAAGGCGTTCGCGTCCTCGCAGTACAGCCTGGGCTCGGCGATCGGCGTGGTGATGCTGCTGATCCTGCTGGCCGTCACGCTGGTCTATCTGCGGCTGCTGCGACGCCAGGGAGAAGAACTGTGAGCCACTCGCGCGTCTCGCTGCGCATCCGCCGTCCCTGGCGCTTCGCGGCCGAGGTCACCGCCCTGATCGTGGCGGCCGTCGTCGCCTTCCCGCTGTACTGGATGGTGCTCTCGGCCTTCAAGCCGGAGGGGGAGATCCAGTCCACCGAGCCCCGGCCGTGGACGGGGTCCCCGTCGCTGGACTCCTTCCGGCGCGTCTTCGAGCAGCAGGACTTCGGGCGCTACTTCCTCAACAGCCTGTTCGTGGCCGGGGTGGTGGTGGTCGCCTCGGCGCTGATCGCCTTCCTGGCGGCCACGGCGGTCGCCCGCTTCAAGTTCCGCTTCCGCACCACGCTGCTGATCATGTTCCTGGTCGCCCAGATGGTGCCGATCGAGGCGCTGACCATCCCCATGTTCTTCCTGATGCGCGATCTGGGGGAGACGGTGCCCGGGGTGGGGCTCAACACCCTGGGGTCGCTGATCCTGCCGCATATCGCCTTCTCGCTGCCGTTCGCCATCTGGATGCTGCGCGGCTTCGTCAAGGCGGTGCCCGAGGCGCTGGAGGAGGCGGCCTATCTGGACGGGGCCAGCCGCTCCCGCTTCCTGTGGCAGATCCTCTTCCCCCTCGTCTTCCCCGGACTCGTGGCGACGAGCGTCTTCTCCTTCATCTCCGCCTGGAACGACTTCCTCTTCGCCAAGTCCTTCATCATCAGCGCGACCGAGAACTCCACCCTTCCGATGGCGCTGCTGGTCTTCTTCAAGGACGAGGGGAACGACTGGGGAGGGATCATGGCGGCGTCCACCGTCATGACCATCCCCGTGCTGATCTTCTTCGTGCTCGTCCAGCGCCGGCTGGTCTCCGGCCTCGGCGGCGCGGTGAAGGACTGACGAGTACAGCGGTGAAGGACCGACGGGTACTGAGGACCGACGAGTACCGAGGCCCGACGAGCACTGACCAGAGCTGACGAGGGGCCGACAGGGGAGCAGATGACTCACGACGCCGCGGGGCTGATCCCCGCGCCCCGCCATGACCAGAGCCGTCCCGGCCGCGCGGGCGCGCGGATCCACCCGCGGCGCACCGCCCTGGCCGCCGGGCCCGGCACCGAGGGGGTGGCGCGGCTGCTGCGCACCACCCTCGGCCAGGCGCTCGGCCTGTCCCTGCCGGACGGCGCGCCCGGCGGCGACGACACCATCAGCCTGCGGATCGACTCCGCGCTGGAACCCGAGGGCTACCGGCTCACCGTGGCCGACGGCCGGGTGGAGATCGCGGGCGGCACGGCCGCGGGCGTCCACTGGGGTACGCAGACCCTCCGTCAGCTGCTGGGCCCCGACGCCTTCCGCCGCGCCCCGCTCAGGGTCGCGGAGGCCGGCTGGGAGCTGGCGGAACGGACGGTCGAGGACGCGCCGCGGTTCGCCTGGCGCGGGCTGATGCTGGACGTGGCCCGCCACTTCATGCCCAAGGACGGCGTCCTGGCCTATCTGGACCTGCTCGCCGCCCACAAGCTCAATGTGTTCCACTTCCATCTCACCGACGACCAGGGCTGGCGGGTCGAGATCCGCCGCTACCCGAAGCTGACCGAGGTCGGCGCCTGGCGCGAGCGCACCAAGCTGGGCCACCGGGCGTCCCCGCTGTGGGACGAGCGGCCGCACGGCGGCCACTACACCCAGGACGACATCCGCGAGATCGTCGCCTACGCCGCCGAGCGGCATATCACCGTCGTGCCCGAGATCGACATCCCCGGACACTCGCAGGCCGCCATCGCCGCGTACCCGGAGCTGGGCAACACCGACGTCATCGACACCGCCTCCCTCGGAGTCTGGACCACCTGGGGCATCAACCCGAACGTACTCGCCCCCACCGACAACACGCTCCGCTTCTACGAACACGTGCTGGAAGAGGTCCTGGAGCTGTTCCCCGGCGACTTCGTCCACATCGGCGGCGACGAGTGCCCCAAGGACCAGTGGAAGGCGTCCCCGGCCGCCCAGGAGCGCATCCGCGCCCTGGGCCTCGCCGACGAGGACGAGTTGCAGAGCTGGTTCATCCGCCACTTCGGCCACTGGCTCGCCGAGCGCGGCCGCCGGCTGATCGGCTGGGACGAGATCCTCGAGGGCGGCGCGCCCGGCGCCCCGCTGCCCGAGGGCGCCGCGGTCTCCTCCTGGCGCGGCTACGCGGGCGGGATCGCCGCCGCGCGGGCCGGCCACGACGTCGTCATGTGCCCCGAGCAGCAGGTGTACTTCGACCACCGGCAGGCCCCCGGTGAGGACGAACCGGTGCCGATCGGCTATGTCCGCACCCTGGAGGACGTCTACCGTTTCGAACCGGTTCCCCCGGAGCTCACCGGCGCCGACGCGGACCGGGTGCTGGGCGCCCAGGCCAATGTCTGGACCGAGGTGATGGAGGACCGCCGGCGGGTGGACTACCAGGCATTCCCCCGGCTCGCCGCCTTCGCCGAGGTCGTCTGGTCGGCGCTGCCGCCCTCTCCCGAACGGGACTTCGAGGCGTTCCAGGGGCGCATGGAGGCACATTACGCGCGCCTGGACGCGATCGGCGTGAGCTACCGCCCGCCCGCCGGGCCGCTTCCCTGGCAGCGGCGCCCCGGCCTTCTCGGACGCCCGCGCGAGGGGGCGCCCCCGATCGTGTGAGCCGCCCTCAAGGTGCGCACCGCGCTCGGCCGCCCCTGGGAGCGTAGTCCCACCGGCGCAAGCCCAAATCGCACAAGGGTCCCTGAAACGTGGCAATCCACTCCCGACGGAGACGTCGTAAGAAACCCGTACCATCCCCCAGGTCAGGGACGGATCCACGGATCACGGACCCCCGCGACGGCGGGCTCGCAAGATGTGCCAGAGTTGCCACGTCCGGGCTGTCAGCACGTACCGTACGGCGCAACAGCCGGGACACCGGGGAAGGGGCAGCTGGGTTGACCACGCACGCACCGCAGGCGGCGCACACGGTGACGTTGCCGGGCACGCTCGACGAGGCCGTGGCGGCACTGGCCGCCATGCCCGCCGCCGTGCCCGTGGCGGGCGGTACCGATCTGATGGCCGCGGTCAACTCCGGCCTGCTGCGGCCCGCCGCGCTCGTCGGCCTCGGCCGGATCAGCGAAATCCGCGGCTGGCGCTATCTGGACGGGCACGCCCTCCTCGGCGCCGGACTCACCCACGCCCGGATGGGCCGCCCGGACTTCGCCGCGCTGATCCCGGCGCTGGCCGCGGCCGCGCGCGCCGCCGGGCCCCCGCAGATCCGCAACGCCGGCACCCTGGGTGGCAACATCGTCACCGCCGCCCCCACCGGCGACGCGCTGCCGGTGCTCGCCGCCCTGGAGGCCACGGTGATCATCGCCGGGCCCGAGGGGTCCCGCCGCGAGATCCCGGTCAGCCATCTGCTCGCCGGGGTCGATCTGCTGCGCCCCGGTGAACTCGTCGGATTCGTCCGGGTTCCGCTGCTGCACGCCCCGCAAACCTTCCTGAAGGCCACCGGGCGCACCGGGCCCGGCCGGTCCACCGCCTCCGTCGCCCTCGTCCTGGACCCCGCGCGGCGCGGGGTGCGCTGTGCCGTCGGCGCGGTCGCGCCGATGCCGCTGCGCCCCCTGGAGGCCGAGCGCTGGGTCGCCTCGCTCATCGACTGGGACGGCGACCGCGGCCATCTGGACCCGCAGGTCACGACCGCTTTCGGCGAGTACGTCGCCGCCGCGTGCATCCCCGATCCGCTGCCTCCGGAGGACGGAAGCGAGCCGGTCCCCCTGCCGCCTGCCGCGATCCACCTGAGGCGTACCGTGGCAGCTCTGGCCCGCCGAGCGCTGGGGAGGGCACTCGCGTGAGTGATGAACAGCAGCCGCACCGGCCGGAGCCGGGGAGCGGATGGCAGCCGATGCCGCACGGCCCGGAGTACGACGCCGAGTCGACGGCCTTCGTCCAACTGCCGCCCGAATTCGCCCACCCGGACCCGACCGACCCCTCCGGCCGTTGGGACCCGCTCGCGGCGCCCGGCACGGGCTACGCGCCCCCGCCGATGGACACCGGTGACCCGTCCCAGGGCGGCCACTGGCAGCCGTCAGGACACGGCCAGGGCGCGCCCCATGACCAGGGCATGCACGACCAGGGCATGCACGACCAGGGCAGGACCGGGCACTGGACCACC encodes the following:
- a CDS encoding FAD binding domain-containing protein; the protein is MTTHAPQAAHTVTLPGTLDEAVAALAAMPAAVPVAGGTDLMAAVNSGLLRPAALVGLGRISEIRGWRYLDGHALLGAGLTHARMGRPDFAALIPALAAAARAAGPPQIRNAGTLGGNIVTAAPTGDALPVLAALEATVIIAGPEGSRREIPVSHLLAGVDLLRPGELVGFVRVPLLHAPQTFLKATGRTGPGRSTASVALVLDPARRGVRCAVGAVAPMPLRPLEAERWVASLIDWDGDRGHLDPQVTTAFGEYVAAACIPDPLPPEDGSEPVPLPPAAIHLRRTVAALARRALGRALA
- the murA gene encoding UDP-N-acetylglucosamine 1-carboxyvinyltransferase; protein product: MTRSNDVLLVHGGTPLEGEIRVRGAKNLVPKAMVAALLGSAPSRLRNVPDIRDVRVVRGLLQLHGVTVRPGDESGELVLDPTHVESANVADIDAHAGSSRIPILFCGPLLHRLGHAFIPGLGGCDIGGRPIDFHFDVLRQFGATIEKRADGQYLEAPHRLRGTKIRLPYPSVGSTEQVLLTAVLAEGVTELSNAAVEPEIEDLICVLQKMGAIISMDTDRTIRITGVDQLGGYNHRALPDRLEAASWASAALATEGGIYVRGARQREMMTFLNTYRKVGGAFDIGDEGIRFWHPGGKLNAIALETDVHPGFQTDWQQPLVVALTQASGLSIVHETVYESRLGFTSALNQMGAHIQLYRECLGGSACRFGQRNFLHSAVVSGPTKLQGSDLVIPDLRGGFSYLIAALAAQGTSRVHGIDLINRGYENFMEKLVELGAKVELPGGGNAV
- a CDS encoding carbohydrate ABC transporter permease; its protein translation is MSAGTAQHARRAPAKGRRSRPGSTVPAGRRSGKGARRGTWTPWLYLAPALVVLGGLLVYPIYQLGLISFLEYTQAQVSGGEATTFQGFANYAELFGDSEFWNVAVATLLFAAVCVVSTLAVGCALAVLLTRVRAIPRLALMLAALGAWATPAITGSTVWVFLFDPDFGPVNKVLVWLGLSGFEDYSWTYDRYSAFALVLFEVVWCSFPFVMVTVYAGIRAIPTEVLEAAALDGASTWRIWRTIMAPMLRPILVVVTIQSIIWDFKVFTQIYVMTNGGGIAGQNMVLNVYAYQKAFASSQYSLGSAIGVVMLLILLAVTLVYLRLLRRQGEEL
- a CDS encoding DUF3039 domain-containing protein, with product MSTLEPERGAGTGTLVEPTPQVSHGDGDHERYAHYVQKDKIMESALSGSPVVALCGKVWVPGRDPKKYPVCPMCKEIFEGMGAGGDKDKGKDGDGKK
- a CDS encoding YqgE/AlgH family protein, with translation MTEVSSLTGRLLVATPALADPNFDRAVVLLLDHDEEGSLGVVLNRPTPVGVSDILESWASLAGEPGVVFQGGPVSLDSALGVAVVPGESGRSSARTEDGPLGWRRVHGAIGLVDLEAPPELLAAAVGSLRIFAGYAGWGPGQLEDELAEGAWYVVESEPGDVSSPAPERLWRSVLRRQRSELAMVATYPDDPSLN
- a CDS encoding carbohydrate ABC transporter permease gives rise to the protein MSHSRVSLRIRRPWRFAAEVTALIVAAVVAFPLYWMVLSAFKPEGEIQSTEPRPWTGSPSLDSFRRVFEQQDFGRYFLNSLFVAGVVVVASALIAFLAATAVARFKFRFRTTLLIMFLVAQMVPIEALTIPMFFLMRDLGETVPGVGLNTLGSLILPHIAFSLPFAIWMLRGFVKAVPEALEEAAYLDGASRSRFLWQILFPLVFPGLVATSVFSFISAWNDFLFAKSFIISATENSTLPMALLVFFKDEGNDWGGIMAASTVMTIPVLIFFVLVQRRLVSGLGGAVKD
- a CDS encoding beta-N-acetylhexosaminidase, coding for MTHDAAGLIPAPRHDQSRPGRAGARIHPRRTALAAGPGTEGVARLLRTTLGQALGLSLPDGAPGGDDTISLRIDSALEPEGYRLTVADGRVEIAGGTAAGVHWGTQTLRQLLGPDAFRRAPLRVAEAGWELAERTVEDAPRFAWRGLMLDVARHFMPKDGVLAYLDLLAAHKLNVFHFHLTDDQGWRVEIRRYPKLTEVGAWRERTKLGHRASPLWDERPHGGHYTQDDIREIVAYAAERHITVVPEIDIPGHSQAAIAAYPELGNTDVIDTASLGVWTTWGINPNVLAPTDNTLRFYEHVLEEVLELFPGDFVHIGGDECPKDQWKASPAAQERIRALGLADEDELQSWFIRHFGHWLAERGRRLIGWDEILEGGAPGAPLPEGAAVSSWRGYAGGIAAARAGHDVVMCPEQQVYFDHRQAPGEDEPVPIGYVRTLEDVYRFEPVPPELTGADADRVLGAQANVWTEVMEDRRRVDYQAFPRLAAFAEVVWSALPPSPERDFEAFQGRMEAHYARLDAIGVSYRPPAGPLPWQRRPGLLGRPREGAPPIV
- a CDS encoding extracellular solute-binding protein, which translates into the protein MKSSHLSVSSRLSSRVTVPVVALALAGLAMTGCAPSTSDNSSKEDEKSGKLRVWLFQEVNNAPKKKVIDAAVAGFEKEHDGTDVEVTYIPIDTRAQKIKAAFNDPKSAPDVIEFGNTDTAGYVKDGGLLDISKEFGAWTDSTNIDPTAKYSLTIGGKVYGAPLFVGVRALYYRTDVFKELDLEPPATQDELIATAKKIHSERPDLYGLAVGGAYTYGAMPFIWANGGDLADEKGKFGSNEYEAAIDSADAQKGVKAYTSFFGNDNCPAAKCAQWGGNDTVEAFASGKAAMAIGGDFNRQAIEAGKVKGKFKVVPLPGVKKGDIAPAFAGGNNLGVLKSTSHRTIAVDLLKTLAGKQTQRELYDAMGFLPTFTDVRGDVSHKDAFVKPFVKTLNDSAKFVPTSPGWAAIDAQLVLPTMFQEIVSGRKSVPAATQDAAKKMDEAFEQ
- a CDS encoding HU family DNA-binding protein, giving the protein MNRSELVAALSERAEVTRKDADAVLAALAEVTGEVVAKGDEKVTIPGFLTFERTHRAARTARNPQTGEPIEIPAGYSVKVSAGSKLKEAAKGK
- a CDS encoding NAD-dependent malic enzyme codes for the protein MATAPSVSYSITVRLEVPASGTAVSQLTTAVESSGGSVTGLDVTASGHEKLRIDVTIAATSTAHAQEIVEKLRGIEGVSLGKVSDRTFLMHLGGKIEMSSKHPIRNRDDLSMVYTPGVARVCQAIADNPEDARRLTIKRNSVAVVTDGSAVLGLGNIGPKAALPVMEGKAALFKRFAGIDAWPICLDTQDTDEIVAIVKAIAPGFAGINLEDISAPRCFEIEARLREAVDIPVFHDDQHGTAIVVLAALTNALRVVDKKIEDVRVVMSGAGAAGTAILRLLIAAGVRHAVVADIHGVVHAGRRDLVSADPESPLRWIADNTNPEGVTGTLREAVRGADVFIGVSAPNVLSGDDVAAMADGAIVFALANPDPEVDPAIARQTAAVVATGRSDFPNQINNVLVFPGVFRGLLDAQSRTVNTEMMLAAAGALADVVHDDELNANYIIPSVFNDKVAGAVAGAVRDAARAVTGTTAV